One stretch of Heptranchias perlo isolate sHepPer1 chromosome 41, sHepPer1.hap1, whole genome shotgun sequence DNA includes these proteins:
- the LOC137305837 gene encoding basic phospholipase A2-like: MRWNAYGSLFKEVEPQMKTLISQRKRQAMQLSNVLPILILLGAVAIPAQGVAIEERNVFNFMAVVNCANPHFSNMRYIDYGCFCGFGGSGNPVDAIDRCCYLHDQCYGEAEKMGCYIWITTYFSRCNDEVPTCYNGGLPWKTCSDKMCECDIAIAKCFRKHSNVFNQTFEDYDQDLCHSTPSSTPRMG, from the exons ATGAGGTGGAACGCCTATGGAAGCCTATTTAAAGAGGTAGAACCACAAATGAAAACACTGATCTCTCAAAGGAAAAGACAAGCCATGCAGCTCTCCAACGTCCTTCCCATCCTCATACTGCTGGGAG CAGTGGCGATCCCTGCTCAGGGAGTTGCGATTGAGGAAAGAAACGTATTTAACTTCATGGCTGTTGTTAACTGCGCCAACCCGCATTTCAGTAACATGCGTTACATTGACTACGGCTGCTTCTGTGGATTCGGAGGAAGCGGTAACCCAGTCGATGCAATTGACAG GTGCTGCTATTTGCACGATCAGTGTTACGGTGAAGCCGAAAAAATGGGCTGCTATATTTGGATCACAACGTATTTTTCTCGGTGCAATGATGAAGTCCCCACTTGCT ACAATGGAGGGCTGCCATGGAAAACCTGCAGCGACAAGATGTGCGAATGTGATATCGCAATTGCCAAGTGCTTCAGAAAGCATAGCAATGTGTTCAACCAAACGTTTGAGGACTATGACCAAGATCTGTGTCACAGCACCCCAAGCTCCACCCCAAGAATGGGGTAG